One genomic window of Streptomyces sp. NBC_01276 includes the following:
- a CDS encoding thioesterase II family protein: MNPEEWLPAAPASGAASRRLLVLPHAGSGTAAWFGWRPRLPENVELRVARLPGREARLGESPLTSATEAIAALTEALRALPPLPLVVFGHSLGALLAYGVCAALPGTARALVVSGETAPDSVRSHDDLRRLPDLELALIVNRRWGAVPPEILNEPEFLSIFLPALRGDLALVDSFPALSGVPLDIPLTVFAGTEDDLDEVEVRRWAEHTRGTTELFRHPGAHMAVLEDPAVADQIVSTCLGRFS, encoded by the coding sequence ATGAACCCCGAGGAGTGGCTGCCGGCGGCGCCGGCGTCGGGAGCAGCGTCGAGGCGGCTCCTGGTGTTGCCTCACGCTGGCAGTGGCACCGCGGCATGGTTCGGGTGGAGGCCACGGCTACCCGAGAATGTCGAGCTGCGGGTGGCACGTCTGCCCGGACGTGAGGCCCGACTCGGCGAGTCCCCGTTGACGTCGGCCACGGAAGCGATTGCGGCATTGACTGAGGCGCTTCGTGCGCTGCCCCCACTGCCGCTCGTGGTCTTTGGACACAGCCTGGGCGCGCTCCTCGCCTACGGCGTCTGCGCCGCGCTTCCGGGGACTGCGCGCGCGCTGGTGGTCTCGGGAGAAACGGCGCCGGACAGCGTCCGGTCGCATGACGATCTTCGGCGTCTGCCCGATCTGGAGCTGGCGTTGATCGTCAACCGACGCTGGGGCGCTGTGCCCCCGGAGATCCTCAACGAACCGGAGTTCCTCTCGATCTTCCTGCCCGCCCTCAGGGGAGACCTGGCGCTCGTCGACAGCTTCCCGGCCTTGAGCGGCGTACCGCTGGACATCCCTCTCACCGTCTTCGCCGGTACGGAGGACGATCTCGACGAGGTCGAGGTTCGGCGCTGGGCCGAACATACCCGTGGAACCACAGAACTGTTCCGTCATCCGGGAGCACACATGGCGGTGCTGGAGGATCCGGCTGTCGCCGACCAGATCGTTAGCACATGTCTCGGGAGATTTTCGTGA
- a CDS encoding amino acid adenylation domain-containing protein, which yields MTFLHQALTHAEECPDASAITFITPGSDPHTLTRAALFRRAGSVARQVRAETAPGDRVLVALPTSEELVVALVGVLMAGRVAVPAPAIPGPRNQARLEQITKDAGCTLAFSRQPVPEAVLPDVEGVPDLRIDPADIAVLQYTSGSTSLPKGVCVLTSNIDANLAAMERAFEQCATDVVAGWLPLFHDMGLVGTLLHPLRMGLHTVLMSPESFVRHPDAWLRAISDFGVTTSGGPDFGYSWCADLVKPAQLQGVDLSRWRVAFTGSEPISPRTMERFSHTFADSGFQPEAFTPCYGLAESTLLVSSAQVGALPRVSDLGVSCGRPMEDVVIVDSHGSQVEGTGEIWVRGPSVAHAYHGPSGNENFNLSTVDGRSDWLRTGDLGVVHDGELYIQGRSKDLVILRGENHHPHDLEMVADEVAGVLAACAFSSTGERERLVLVIEARGAADEIADLVRKAFRQTLAFEPDEVVIVRGRTLPRTTSGKLQRAACRAAWEAGELPVAHRWTADGERSSMSAQETALAEIWHDLLGVRVESPEASFFATGGASVLAVELAARIAERFDVHVSPVALLAAGTLNGQADVIARAPRAAASVPDPDEAPMSLQQEGLWLLAQLSPIGLPPVSITLDVPPGADVEGALAMLVQRHPGLATAGPDAHGRQRRVPWVSAEGRPSLEEGKPFTVRRGVGHVELAWDHRVIDGWSVRVLVEELDALLAGRPLPPPPPSALAWAAEQRQALAASDDAEDLAFWRTRPSSAGVDLPWGVPGATGAGLTSRRITDADALKRCARELDTTAAVLILAAVAVVLGRQSGQREVSVGVPFANRTPPWTRTVGCLVSVQRALARLSDDITGDELVRQLTQELQDLRGRASVPLEALSARLGLSRAATQVDVVLDHLEVPARVGGLTIRGTSVELSPEQAKVPLTITAVEDDGMRLVLLWQRSFMDDEAAEEFAEQLELALRELVRAPQSLCLGWSLRTHRADIALPLSREELATPDVPLVPAMVLDVDPGRPAIQRGAKTWTYGELRARALDVAGTLQSAGVRPGDPVGVLGSACFDTIAAALGTMLAGGAVLHLDRRLPTGRLAAMVRESSARIVLRAQGSDPRDPEIGRLVEIEAGGAESAVAVEGGDPAYIVFSTGSTSTPKAIIGTHRGIAHFLTWQRREFGVGAQDRFVLLTNLAFDMALRDVWLPLISGGVLHLLDDPADVSGDTVVPLLVAQGTTRLHLVPTLARSWLTTTAATPLPALRSVFFAGEPLSDTVVTRFREHFRGDYEVLNFYGPSETTQTKIFFRVPEHPQPGVQPIGRPLPQTAVALLNAAGTPCGLGEPGEILLRTPFATDGYANQPAAQAERFIPDPLGSAQTAYRSGDLGRARLDGAIEILGRGDRQVKVHGVAVDPAEVADLLSSLPGVSQAAVRADPAADGDHVLVAWFVAERSWSSLREELADRLPAALVPERAMACPTLPVHPNGKVDIRALPAPADLAPTAAEPPKNDLEALVLEAWRTTLGLPELDMHADFFLHGGHSLKAIQLASALKRALGRDVPLIEVMRARTPRQLARRCLAAEERSDDAVPVLLHAPDDAYEPFPMTPVQEAYWVGRRDFLELGGSAAQTYRELSCANDLDLLRLERAFQVLVERHPSLRTVATEDGRQIVLRDTPPFRVAVQDLRDDADPEAGVRAWRDDMAHRVRPLEQWPLIEVRASLLPNEIRLHVGLDAWVCDAWSRVLLIDELRELYNDPSRELAPLGLTFRDYVVSVEGTPKDTDLEWWRAELDSLPTAPRLPLARRTGTGFTRRNGRLDSAAWAAFQRHAGTSGVTASASLLAAFGWVLARWSAEDRFALNVTVFRRLPVHSDVGRLLGDFTSVLPHTMEARWENFARHARDVQARLWQELAHGSVSGVQLTRELARSTGRLNAVGLPVVFTSALTTPELGREFDWAWLGELVHGISQTPQVWLDLQVYEHRGELHYNWDAVEEMFEPGVLDALFEAWCAVLHTLVEEVWEEPAPELLPATQRLLQSRTNATGAPVVSDTLVDGVLAALTRTPDALALIDADRTLTFAQLVEEAERVAAAILGQQVPRGALVAIVAPHGWRQAVAALGVLLAGAAYVPIDASQPMERIRQILAEAAPTCVLRAGDSWPDGVDLEDLPAVRRRRPPRAHDMAYVIYTSGSTGRPKGVVIRHEAAVNTLVDVADRMGFGAQDRALALSSLAFDLSVWDLFGTWRLGAAVVYPTDRNDPAAWARAAHAHGVRVWNSVPALAQMFADALEADLDLPAPALRTFLLSGDWIPLRLPERLRAVAPGAAVWSLGGATEASIWSVAHLVGDVDTSRASIPYGRPLANQTVAVLDEHRRPCPVHVPGRLFIGGLGLADAYWRDPVRTAERFVDHEGARLYDTGDLARWLPDGDLELLGRVDTQVKIRGYRVELGEIEHTLESLPGVERAAVVVVGDPRGDRRLVGFVVPRADAAAAAADADAVGTAVELSERELSRELSAKLPDHMVPHAWTVLTALPLSANGKIDRAALTARIQAAPAPVPDPSSSASPVPAEDNVLARAWAEVLGTPPAGPAANFFSAGGDSVTWLRVCAHVSRTGWRLPAAAIGQDASFAALSAHLSPPSAPVPVPEGPTPPAPMRTWLEFRGLPGRFNQGVLLRLLRPLDAEALDRALAAVVVAHPALASTLTGGFGGHVVEYGDDLETACRGFDADGALLRATVMPGHLLLCAHHAVVDAQSWKVIVGDVEEALDVFEAGGVPSLAPEATSYASWCHAVAGLPAPATLPSLPPPGETGRERDTCVRAQPLSARPQGVRAAMERLRCTEEELLVAAAAWANGSVTGRWDVEVERHGRMLGALDLGRTVGWLTALIPLVLDGGSPADVLLQVKERLRGLPDGGLALAAAYASSGRSASLTVNPLGVLGDEASSRFALVRDAALPLRDPSLPRTNERRITLYTIGETLKGELNHREGADAWLKAFEAALEEFLEVPGSAAAGGIDFPASGLPDDEIRALLAGLETTDE from the coding sequence GTGACGTTTCTGCACCAGGCCCTGACTCATGCCGAAGAGTGTCCGGATGCGTCGGCCATAACCTTCATCACCCCTGGTTCCGATCCCCACACCCTCACCCGTGCCGCGCTGTTTCGCCGCGCGGGCAGCGTGGCACGCCAAGTCCGTGCCGAGACGGCCCCCGGTGACCGGGTCCTCGTGGCCCTCCCGACGAGCGAGGAACTCGTCGTGGCGCTCGTGGGAGTGCTCATGGCCGGTCGCGTTGCCGTTCCGGCCCCGGCGATCCCGGGCCCGCGGAACCAGGCACGCCTCGAGCAGATCACGAAGGACGCCGGGTGCACGCTCGCCTTCAGCAGGCAACCGGTTCCCGAAGCGGTACTCCCGGACGTTGAGGGAGTACCCGACCTCCGGATCGATCCGGCGGACATTGCAGTGTTGCAGTACACGTCGGGATCGACATCGCTCCCCAAGGGGGTATGTGTCCTCACGTCGAACATCGACGCCAACCTCGCAGCGATGGAGCGGGCTTTCGAGCAGTGCGCGACCGACGTGGTCGCCGGCTGGCTCCCGCTGTTTCACGACATGGGCCTGGTGGGCACCCTTCTGCATCCCCTGCGCATGGGGTTGCACACCGTCCTGATGTCCCCGGAGTCCTTCGTAAGACACCCGGACGCGTGGTTACGCGCCATCTCCGACTTCGGCGTGACCACAAGCGGGGGCCCCGATTTCGGGTACTCCTGGTGTGCCGATCTGGTGAAACCGGCGCAGCTCCAAGGCGTTGACCTCAGCCGGTGGCGAGTCGCCTTCACGGGTTCGGAACCCATATCGCCCCGGACCATGGAACGCTTCTCCCATACCTTTGCCGATTCCGGGTTCCAGCCCGAGGCCTTCACCCCGTGCTACGGCCTCGCCGAATCGACTCTCCTCGTTTCCTCTGCCCAGGTCGGCGCGTTGCCGCGGGTGAGCGATCTCGGCGTGAGCTGCGGCCGTCCGATGGAAGACGTCGTCATCGTGGACTCCCACGGGTCGCAGGTCGAGGGAACCGGGGAGATATGGGTCCGCGGGCCCAGCGTCGCGCACGCCTACCACGGGCCGTCAGGCAACGAGAACTTCAACCTCTCGACGGTGGACGGCCGTTCGGATTGGCTGCGCACAGGCGACCTCGGAGTCGTACACGACGGCGAGCTCTACATTCAAGGACGGTCGAAGGATCTCGTGATCCTTCGTGGTGAGAACCACCACCCGCACGATCTCGAGATGGTCGCGGACGAGGTGGCAGGCGTCCTCGCGGCGTGCGCCTTCTCCTCGACCGGAGAGCGAGAGCGCCTTGTCCTGGTGATCGAGGCGCGTGGCGCCGCGGACGAAATCGCCGACCTTGTGCGAAAGGCATTTCGGCAGACCCTGGCCTTCGAGCCGGATGAGGTGGTGATCGTCCGGGGGCGGACGCTCCCGAGAACGACTAGCGGAAAGCTTCAGCGGGCTGCATGCCGGGCGGCGTGGGAGGCCGGAGAGCTTCCTGTAGCCCACCGATGGACGGCGGACGGCGAACGGTCATCGATGAGCGCCCAAGAGACGGCGCTGGCAGAAATCTGGCACGACCTTCTCGGCGTGCGGGTCGAGTCTCCGGAGGCGAGCTTCTTCGCCACCGGCGGTGCCAGTGTCCTTGCGGTCGAGCTTGCGGCACGGATCGCCGAGCGATTCGACGTCCATGTGTCTCCGGTGGCACTGCTCGCCGCGGGCACCCTCAACGGCCAGGCGGATGTCATCGCGAGAGCCCCGCGGGCGGCGGCATCCGTCCCGGACCCGGACGAGGCTCCGATGTCCCTCCAGCAGGAGGGCCTCTGGCTGCTCGCGCAGCTGAGCCCAATCGGGCTGCCACCGGTCTCCATCACCCTCGATGTACCCCCGGGCGCCGATGTCGAGGGTGCGCTCGCCATGCTGGTTCAGCGTCACCCCGGACTGGCCACGGCCGGTCCCGACGCTCACGGCCGCCAACGCCGGGTGCCCTGGGTCAGCGCGGAAGGCCGGCCCAGCCTCGAGGAGGGCAAGCCCTTCACGGTGCGGCGCGGGGTCGGCCATGTCGAGCTGGCGTGGGACCACCGGGTGATCGACGGTTGGTCGGTCCGCGTCCTGGTCGAGGAGCTCGATGCGCTTCTCGCCGGTCGCCCGCTGCCGCCCCCGCCTCCTTCGGCGCTGGCTTGGGCAGCGGAGCAGCGACAGGCGCTGGCCGCGAGTGACGATGCCGAAGACCTCGCCTTTTGGCGAACCCGTCCGTCGAGCGCCGGTGTAGATCTCCCCTGGGGCGTACCCGGGGCGACCGGGGCCGGACTCACATCACGGCGTATCACCGACGCCGATGCGCTCAAGAGGTGCGCACGGGAACTTGACACCACGGCGGCCGTCCTCATTCTCGCGGCGGTGGCCGTCGTCCTGGGCCGCCAGAGCGGACAGCGCGAAGTGTCCGTAGGCGTGCCCTTCGCGAACCGGACACCTCCGTGGACGCGCACGGTCGGGTGTCTCGTCTCCGTCCAGCGTGCCCTGGCGCGGCTCTCGGACGACATCACCGGCGACGAGCTGGTTCGGCAGCTCACACAGGAGCTCCAGGACTTGCGCGGGCGTGCCTCCGTACCGCTCGAAGCACTGTCTGCCCGCCTCGGACTGTCGCGGGCCGCCACCCAGGTCGACGTGGTGCTCGACCACCTCGAGGTGCCCGCACGGGTGGGCGGCCTCACGATCCGCGGGACCTCCGTCGAGCTGAGTCCGGAGCAGGCGAAGGTGCCGCTCACGATCACTGCCGTCGAGGACGACGGCATGCGCCTGGTGCTGCTCTGGCAGCGCTCTTTCATGGACGACGAGGCCGCGGAGGAGTTCGCCGAGCAACTCGAGCTCGCGCTGCGTGAACTCGTGCGCGCACCCCAGTCCCTGTGCCTGGGCTGGTCGCTGCGTACTCACCGGGCCGACATCGCCCTGCCGCTGTCCCGCGAAGAGCTGGCTACTCCGGACGTGCCGTTGGTCCCCGCCATGGTGCTGGACGTCGACCCGGGCCGCCCGGCCATCCAGCGGGGGGCGAAGACCTGGACGTACGGTGAACTCCGCGCCCGGGCCCTGGACGTGGCCGGCACACTCCAATCCGCCGGCGTCCGGCCGGGTGACCCGGTAGGAGTGCTCGGCAGTGCCTGCTTCGACACGATCGCGGCCGCGCTGGGCACGATGCTCGCGGGCGGCGCCGTGCTCCACCTCGACCGCAGGCTTCCCACCGGCCGGCTCGCGGCCATGGTGCGCGAGTCATCGGCCCGCATCGTGCTGCGTGCCCAGGGCAGCGACCCACGTGACCCCGAGATCGGCAGGCTCGTGGAGATCGAGGCCGGGGGAGCGGAGAGCGCGGTCGCCGTCGAGGGCGGGGATCCCGCCTACATCGTCTTCAGTACCGGTTCGACGAGCACTCCCAAGGCCATCATCGGGACCCACCGGGGCATAGCCCATTTCCTCACCTGGCAGCGGCGCGAGTTCGGAGTCGGTGCGCAGGACCGGTTCGTCCTCCTGACCAACCTCGCCTTCGACATGGCACTGCGTGACGTGTGGCTGCCGTTGATCTCGGGTGGCGTCCTGCACCTGCTCGACGACCCTGCCGACGTCAGCGGCGACACCGTGGTCCCGCTGCTCGTGGCGCAGGGCACGACCAGGCTGCACCTCGTCCCGACGCTCGCACGCAGCTGGCTGACGACGACGGCCGCCACTCCGCTGCCCGCACTGCGCAGCGTGTTCTTCGCCGGCGAACCGTTGAGCGACACCGTCGTCACCCGGTTCCGCGAGCACTTCCGGGGCGACTACGAGGTACTCAACTTCTACGGTCCCTCCGAGACCACCCAGACCAAGATCTTTTTCAGGGTTCCGGAGCACCCGCAGCCGGGCGTGCAGCCGATCGGCCGGCCTCTCCCGCAGACGGCGGTAGCCCTCCTCAACGCGGCGGGTACTCCGTGCGGGCTGGGGGAACCGGGCGAGATCCTCCTCAGAACGCCGTTCGCCACCGACGGGTACGCCAACCAGCCCGCCGCGCAGGCGGAACGTTTCATCCCCGACCCGCTGGGAAGCGCGCAGACGGCCTACCGATCCGGTGATCTCGGCCGGGCGCGCCTTGACGGTGCCATCGAGATACTCGGGCGGGGCGACCGCCAAGTGAAGGTGCACGGCGTGGCCGTGGACCCGGCCGAGGTGGCGGACCTGCTTTCCAGCCTGCCAGGGGTGAGTCAGGCCGCCGTTCGCGCCGACCCCGCGGCCGACGGTGACCACGTGCTCGTGGCCTGGTTCGTCGCGGAGCGGTCGTGGAGTTCCCTGCGCGAGGAACTGGCCGACCGTCTTCCCGCCGCCCTGGTGCCCGAGAGGGCGATGGCGTGTCCCACACTGCCCGTCCACCCGAACGGCAAGGTGGACATCCGAGCGCTGCCCGCGCCGGCGGACCTGGCCCCTACGGCGGCCGAACCTCCGAAGAACGACCTGGAGGCTCTCGTCCTGGAGGCCTGGCGCACCACGCTGGGCCTGCCGGAGCTGGACATGCACGCAGATTTCTTCCTGCACGGGGGGCACTCGCTTAAGGCCATTCAGCTGGCCTCGGCGCTCAAGCGGGCGCTCGGGCGCGACGTACCCCTGATCGAGGTCATGCGGGCCCGGACGCCGAGACAGCTCGCGCGCCGCTGCCTTGCGGCGGAGGAGCGGTCCGACGACGCCGTGCCCGTGCTCCTCCACGCTCCGGACGACGCGTACGAGCCCTTCCCCATGACGCCCGTGCAGGAGGCGTACTGGGTCGGGCGACGGGACTTCCTGGAGCTCGGCGGTTCCGCGGCCCAGACCTACCGGGAGCTGAGCTGCGCGAACGATCTGGACCTGCTCCGTCTGGAGCGGGCATTCCAGGTCCTGGTGGAGCGACATCCCTCCCTGCGGACCGTGGCGACCGAGGACGGGCGGCAGATCGTACTGCGCGACACCCCGCCCTTCCGGGTCGCCGTCCAGGACTTGCGTGACGACGCGGATCCGGAAGCCGGGGTCCGCGCCTGGCGGGATGACATGGCACACCGTGTCCGTCCACTCGAACAGTGGCCGCTCATCGAGGTCCGTGCGAGCCTGCTGCCGAACGAGATCCGGCTCCATGTCGGACTCGACGCCTGGGTCTGCGACGCATGGTCGCGGGTGCTCCTCATCGATGAGCTCAGAGAGCTCTACAACGACCCCTCCCGTGAGCTCGCCCCGCTCGGACTCACCTTCCGCGACTACGTGGTGAGTGTGGAGGGAACTCCGAAGGACACCGACCTGGAGTGGTGGCGCGCCGAACTCGACAGCCTGCCCACGGCCCCACGGCTCCCGCTCGCGCGGCGCACCGGCACCGGGTTCACGCGGCGTAACGGGCGACTGGACTCCGCCGCGTGGGCGGCCTTCCAGCGGCACGCGGGCACCTCGGGCGTCACCGCGTCGGCGTCGCTGCTCGCGGCGTTCGGGTGGGTGCTCGCCCGCTGGAGCGCCGAGGACAGGTTCGCGCTGAACGTCACCGTCTTCCGCCGGCTGCCCGTTCACTCCGATGTGGGCAGACTCCTCGGTGATTTCACCTCCGTCCTTCCGCACACCATGGAGGCACGGTGGGAGAACTTCGCCCGTCACGCGCGTGATGTGCAGGCACGGCTCTGGCAGGAGCTGGCCCACGGTTCGGTGTCGGGTGTCCAATTGACGCGTGAGCTCGCGCGAAGCACCGGCCGGCTGAACGCGGTAGGCCTGCCCGTCGTGTTCACCAGCGCCCTCACGACGCCGGAACTCGGCCGTGAGTTCGACTGGGCGTGGCTGGGTGAGCTGGTGCACGGAATATCCCAGACGCCGCAGGTCTGGCTCGACCTGCAGGTGTACGAGCACCGTGGGGAACTGCACTACAACTGGGACGCAGTGGAGGAGATGTTCGAGCCGGGTGTGCTTGACGCGCTCTTCGAGGCGTGGTGCGCAGTGCTCCACACCCTGGTGGAGGAAGTCTGGGAGGAGCCCGCTCCCGAACTGCTTCCCGCGACGCAGCGCCTGCTGCAGAGCCGTACCAACGCCACCGGTGCGCCCGTGGTTTCCGACACACTGGTCGACGGCGTGCTCGCCGCACTCACTCGTACGCCCGATGCCCTGGCCCTCATCGACGCGGACCGCACCCTCACCTTCGCGCAGCTCGTGGAGGAGGCGGAAAGAGTCGCTGCGGCGATCCTCGGCCAACAGGTACCGCGGGGCGCTCTGGTGGCGATCGTGGCACCGCATGGATGGCGTCAGGCCGTTGCCGCCCTCGGCGTCCTTCTCGCCGGCGCGGCCTATGTGCCGATCGACGCGTCCCAGCCCATGGAGCGGATCCGGCAGATTCTCGCCGAGGCGGCTCCCACCTGCGTGTTACGCGCGGGCGACTCCTGGCCCGACGGGGTGGACCTCGAAGACCTGCCCGCCGTACGGCGCCGCCGACCGCCCCGTGCACACGATATGGCCTACGTCATCTACACCTCCGGCTCCACAGGACGGCCGAAGGGCGTCGTGATCCGTCACGAGGCGGCGGTCAACACTCTCGTCGATGTCGCCGACAGGATGGGGTTCGGTGCACAGGACCGCGCCCTCGCCCTTTCCTCCCTCGCGTTCGACCTGTCGGTATGGGACCTGTTCGGGACCTGGCGGCTGGGTGCCGCCGTGGTCTACCCCACCGACCGCAACGACCCGGCGGCCTGGGCGCGTGCGGCCCACGCCCACGGGGTACGGGTGTGGAATTCCGTACCTGCCCTCGCGCAGATGTTCGCCGATGCCCTTGAGGCCGACCTGGACCTTCCCGCCCCCGCGCTGCGCACCTTCCTGCTTTCGGGCGACTGGATCCCGCTGCGACTGCCCGAGCGGCTGAGGGCCGTGGCGCCCGGGGCCGCGGTGTGGTCCCTCGGCGGTGCCACCGAGGCGTCCATCTGGTCGGTCGCCCACCTGGTGGGTGATGTGGACACGAGCCGGGCGAGTATCCCCTACGGCCGCCCGCTCGCGAACCAGACGGTCGCGGTACTCGACGAACACCGTCGGCCCTGCCCGGTCCACGTACCGGGCCGGCTGTTCATCGGCGGGCTCGGCCTGGCCGACGCGTACTGGCGGGACCCGGTACGCACCGCTGAACGCTTCGTCGACCACGAGGGCGCGCGCCTCTACGACACGGGCGACCTCGCCCGCTGGCTCCCCGACGGAGACCTGGAGCTCCTCGGCCGGGTGGACACCCAGGTGAAGATCCGTGGCTACCGGGTCGAACTCGGCGAGATCGAGCACACGCTGGAATCCCTGCCCGGTGTCGAGCGCGCGGCGGTCGTCGTCGTGGGCGACCCGCGGGGAGACCGGAGGCTGGTGGGCTTCGTCGTACCGCGCGCCGACGCCGCAGCCGCAGCCGCCGATGCCGATGCCGTCGGCACTGCCGTCGAGCTGTCCGAGCGGGAGCTGAGCCGGGAACTGTCCGCCAAGCTCCCGGACCACATGGTTCCGCATGCCTGGACCGTGCTGACCGCGCTGCCCCTGTCCGCCAACGGCAAGATCGACCGCGCCGCGCTCACGGCTCGTATCCAGGCGGCACCCGCACCCGTACCCGATCCCTCGTCATCGGCCTCGCCGGTCCCAGCGGAGGACAACGTGCTGGCCCGGGCCTGGGCCGAAGTGCTGGGGACTCCACCGGCAGGACCGGCCGCGAACTTCTTCTCCGCGGGCGGCGACTCCGTCACCTGGCTGCGGGTCTGCGCGCACGTCTCTCGCACCGGGTGGCGCCTTCCGGCGGCCGCGATCGGACAGGACGCCTCGTTCGCGGCCCTGTCCGCCCACTTGAGTCCCCCCAGCGCACCCGTACCGGTGCCTGAGGGACCCACCCCACCGGCGCCGATGCGGACCTGGCTCGAATTCCGGGGCCTGCCCGGCCGCTTCAACCAGGGTGTGCTGCTCCGGCTGCTCCGTCCGCTCGACGCGGAGGCACTCGACAGGGCGCTCGCCGCGGTCGTCGTGGCGCATCCCGCCCTCGCGTCCACCCTCACCGGAGGTTTCGGCGGCCATGTAGTGGAGTACGGGGACGACCTCGAAACGGCGTGCCGGGGCTTCGACGCGGACGGCGCGCTGCTGCGCGCCACGGTGATGCCCGGTCACCTGCTCCTGTGCGCGCATCACGCGGTGGTGGACGCCCAGTCCTGGAAGGTGATCGTCGGCGACGTCGAGGAAGCCCTCGACGTCTTCGAGGCAGGCGGCGTACCCTCCCTGGCCCCCGAGGCCACTTCGTACGCGAGCTGGTGCCATGCGGTCGCCGGGCTTCCCGCGCCGGCCACGCTTCCCAGCCTCCCCCCGCCCGGGGAGACTGGACGCGAACGGGACACGTGTGTCAGAGCCCAGCCGTTGTCCGCCCGCCCCCAGGGCGTGCGCGCGGCGATGGAGCGGCTGCGATGTACCGAGGAGGAACTGCTGGTAGCCGCCGCCGCGTGGGCCAACGGAAGCGTCACCGGACGCTGGGACGTAGAGGTGGAGCGCCATGGACGGATGCTCGGCGCACTCGATCTCGGCCGTACCGTCGGCTGGCTCACGGCCCTGATCCCACTCGTACTCGACGGGGGATCGCCCGCGGACGTGCTGCTCCAGGTCAAGGAGCGCCTGCGCGGCCTGCCGGACGGCGGGCTGGCCCTGGCGGCGGCCTACGCGTCCTCCGGCCGCTCGGCCTCTTTGACGGTCAACCCGCTCGGCGTCCTAGGCGACGAGGCCTCGTCCCGGTTCGCACTGGTCCGGGACGCCGCGCTCCCGCTGCGTGACCCGAGCCTTCCCCGTACGAACGAGCGGCGCATCACCCTGTACACGATCGGGGAGACGCTCAAGGGCGAGTTGAACCATCGAGAAGGTGCCGACGCCTGGCTGAAGGCTTTCGAAGCCGCTCTGGAGGAGTTCCTCGAAGTCCCGGGATCCGCCGCGGCCGGCGGCATCGACTTCCCCGCGAGCGGACTCCCCGACGACGAGATCCGCGCACTGCTTGCCGGTTTGGAGACCACAGATGAGTAA